Proteins co-encoded in one Rhizobium lusitanum genomic window:
- a CDS encoding ProQ/FinO family protein → MDISAVYQPKAATISLQNRYKVVIKIACSSVYRKPITRTIDNKPWTESRFMIPAAPSDIDKAKAIEALLIRPIDLLPKAVGDPICPFAIGIWTDLRALLKPDTSVISLRRAVSAYTHSKRYFLACAQPDAFRHDIDGNAVAPNAEEHRMAAQLAFSKLNKSSSDTPAPPPQPTTESPEISRAAQIRAGLLGRSKPKAADSNPSSAQ, encoded by the coding sequence ATGGATATCTCCGCAGTCTACCAGCCCAAGGCCGCTACTATTTCTTTGCAAAACCGGTACAAAGTCGTCATCAAAATTGCATGTTCCAGTGTTTATCGAAAGCCGATAACGAGAACGATCGATAACAAACCCTGGACGGAGAGCCGATTCATGATCCCAGCAGCCCCTTCTGACATCGACAAGGCTAAAGCCATCGAGGCGTTGCTGATCCGGCCGATCGATCTTTTACCCAAGGCAGTCGGCGACCCAATCTGCCCTTTTGCCATCGGCATCTGGACCGATCTTCGAGCGCTCCTGAAACCAGACACCTCTGTTATCTCGCTTCGGCGCGCGGTTTCTGCCTACACGCATTCAAAACGCTATTTTCTTGCCTGCGCCCAGCCAGACGCTTTTCGGCATGATATCGACGGCAACGCGGTCGCTCCCAATGCGGAAGAACACCGGATGGCCGCCCAACTGGCGTTCTCGAAGCTGAACAAGAGCTCATCGGATACTCCCGCCCCTCCCCCGCAACCGACGACGGAATCGCCTGAAATTTCGCGAGCAGCTCAAATCCGCGCCGGCCTTCTCGGCCGAAGCAAACCGAAAGCAGCAGACTCTAACCCGTCCTCTGCCCAGTAG
- a CDS encoding DUF433 domain-containing protein: protein MLNKAVDTGVIYARQKKVGNVVQRLLGPAELRFLRLADELDKDLTPAGRRRLYGALRKLPYDAHKLQLGRLELDLAQIDTDLKDRMARLEAVRGRIDSKGDRGEAVVRGTVISAHLIAALARDEGVDAVLTDFPSMTRDQVEAAVEYAKAYPKRGRPYPTKSLKTTLAALADAGAFDDDSDRGEVGPRAIP, encoded by the coding sequence ATGCTGAACAAGGCGGTTGACACAGGTGTCATTTACGCCCGGCAAAAGAAGGTGGGGAACGTGGTTCAAAGGCTCCTTGGCCCGGCCGAACTGCGCTTTCTGCGGCTTGCCGATGAACTCGACAAGGACCTGACGCCAGCAGGGCGGCGCCGGCTTTACGGCGCCTTGCGCAAATTGCCCTATGATGCTCACAAACTCCAGCTCGGTAGGCTTGAACTGGATCTTGCGCAAATCGACACCGATCTTAAAGACCGAATGGCGAGACTTGAGGCCGTCAGAGGCAGGATTGATAGCAAGGGCGATCGAGGTGAGGCGGTTGTTCGCGGAACGGTTATTTCGGCACACTTGATCGCAGCTTTGGCGCGGGACGAGGGCGTTGATGCGGTCCTTACAGATTTTCCTTCGATGACGCGAGATCAGGTCGAAGCGGCGGTCGAGTATGCCAAGGCTTACCCAAAGCGGGGGCGGCCCTATCCAACGAAGAGCCTGAAAACCACTTTGGCCGCTTTGGCTGATGCTGGTGCGTTCGATGACGACAGCGACCGTGGTGAAGTCGGACCAAGGGCCATTCCGTGA